Part of the Ruania alba genome is shown below.
CAGGTCCACGTCACCCGCCTCGAGAACCACGACCGCGCGCCCACCGGTGACGGCGACCTCACCCGTGGCGATCGGTCCGCCGTCGGGGGCGGTCAGCTCCGCCCGCACCCGCCGGCCGGGATCCTCGGCGCCGGCCACCTCCAGGTCGGCCACCACCTCCACCCGACCGGTGCCGTCGGCACCGACGGTGACCAGCGGGCGCACCTGTGCCAGGCGCGCCTCGTGCCACCGCTCCAGGTGCACCGGCTTCCAGATCCCCGCCGTCTGCAGGTCCGGGCCCCAGTCCCAACCGAAGCTGCACGCCATCTTCCGGACCGCGTTGAACGGGTGGTCGTAGGAGTGCGGTCGAGGGCCCACCTCCTGCGCGATCTCCTCGGCACGGGTCAGCGCCGAGGAGAAGGACACCACCAGGGTGTTCTCCTCCTCGAGCAGACCGGTGACGTCGAACCGGTAGGAGCGGTGCATGTTCTCCGTGCGGCCCACGATCGCACCGTTCAGGGTGATCGTGGCGACCGTGTCCAGCCCCTCGAACGCCAGGGCGGCACGCTCGCCCGGTGCGATCGGTTCCGCCTCGAACGTCGTTTCGTACACCCAGTCGGCCCGGTGCACCCAGGTCAGTGCTGCCTCGTTCTCGCCCAGGTAGGGATCCTCGATCAGCCCGGCGCTCAGCAGGTCGGTGTGCACCGATCCCGGCACCTGCGCGGGAACCACCGCAGTGCTGATCGTCGTGGGTGCGTCGCCGCCGGTGCAGCGCAGCGTCCAGCCCTCATGCAGGGGCAGCCTCGTCATCGAATCCTCGTTCTCGTCTCGTACGTGCGCTCCGGCGGAGCAGGGCTGCGCCGGACCAGCTCAGCAGGTCGCGAGCGCGACCCTCAGTCTGTCCTGGGCTGGCCGGTGAGGGAAACCACGTGCACCCCGGGGGCGCCGGACGGATGTGGGCCCGGCGTGACGGACAGCAGGACGTGGGTGGGTGCCACCGCGGGCTCCCCGTAGGCATTCCGCGCGAACAGCTCCTCGGTACCCAACGTGAACGGGACGTCCCGCACCTGCCCAGGTTCGAGGCTCAGGCGGGCGAAGGCGAGCAGCTCGTTCTTGCGGCGCTGCCGGCCGGCGACCTGCCGTTGACCGTGCAGCAGCACGCCATGGTCCACAGCACGGTCGGTGTGGTTGCGCACCCGGACCGTCACGGTCAGAGTCCGGCCGCTGCACAGATCCTCGGCAGTCACGTCGGCAGCGGGCGCGAGCAGCTCCTCATCGACCCCTGGAGTCCCGCCCAGGCCGAACGGGAGCGATCGGCCGTCACCATCGGCGTACCCGTGGAAGTGCTCGAGGCGCTCGTTGTGGGCCACCGGCAGCACGCCGTCGGCGAACGGGAGGCTGATCGGCAACCGCCCGGAAGCCGTCGACTCACCGGTGAGCACCCGGGCGATCGCGGTGGCCCCCGCCGGCCCTGGGCAGGGCGCGAACAGCACCGCGTCGGCGCGTTCCAGCACGGGAGTGAGCGACCGTGCCCGGCCGGAGACGATCACGCACACCACCGGGATCTCGAGGTCGGCCACCTCGTGCAGCAGGCGGAGCTGCTCGGCGGGCAGCTCCACGGAGGCGACATCCACGCCTTCACCGCCGGTCGCGATCGCGGAGCCGGGGATCGCGGCACCGTTGTCGTCGAACTCGGTCGAGTACAGCCGCTCGCTGGTATCGCCGAGCACCACCACGGCCGCATCGGCCGCGCGGCACACGGCGAGATCCTCCGCTTCCACCCGCCATCGGGTGCCGCTGCGCCCGCGACAGTGCGCGGGTGTGCGGACCCGCTCGGCCATCCCGGGGCGGTCGCGCAGTGCTGTGGCGACGCCGCCAAGGTCCCCGGCGATCGGTGGGGTGTAGTCGCCGAGCAGGGCAGGCAGGTCGTCGGCGTTCGGGCCCACGACGGCGATCGTTCCGCCGGGCAGGGGAAGAGCGCCGGGGGAGGTGCTCAGCTGGATGATGGACCGCTGGGCGATCCGGCTGGTGACGGTTTCGGCGGTCGCCGGGGTGGCCGTCTCGGGGATGTCGGCCTGCGCGCCGAGCAGCCCCAGCCGGTGCTTGAGCGCGACGATCCGCGTGGCTGCCTGGGCGATCTCCTCGGCGTCGACCAGTCTGGCGTCGACGGCCGACTCCAGGGCGGTGAAGGACTCGTCCCACAGGCTCATGTCCACGCCGGCGCGCAGGGCAAGGGCTGCGGCTGTGGCGGGATCGTCGGTGAGTCTGATCAGCCGGTCCACGGCGCCGCCGTCGGCCATCACGATTCCCTCGAATCCCCACCGTTCACGCAGCACGTGGGTGAGCAGGTGCCGGTGGGCGATGCACGGAGTGCCGTCGATGTCGTTGTAGGCGGCCATCACCCCGACGGCGCCAGCCAGCACACCGCTGCGGGCGGCGCGCAGGTGCAGGTCGCCCAGGTCGAGCGGTCCGAGTGATGCGCTGGATCCGTTCCGGCCGCCGATGCCGGCGCCCTGCCCGGCGAAGTGCTTGAGCACCACCCCGACACCCGGCACGTGGGACATGCCCTGCACGACGGCGGTCACGAAGGCGGCGGCGGCGTCCGGGTCCTCCCCGTAGCACTCCTCGGTCCGCCCCCAACGGGGGTCGCGGGCGATGTCCAGGCCCGAGAGCAGCGCGAGATGCGTGCCGCTCGCCCGCAGCTCGGCTGCTGTGAGCTGCGCAGCCTCCCGGACGCTGGTGACGTCCCAGGAGGCGGCGGCCGCGAGGTTCACCGGGAACAGACTGCCGCCGATCGCCATGTGCCCGTGCGGGGCTTCCTCCACCAGGAGCGGAGGGATCCCGTGGTCACTGTGCTGCACGCAGTACTCGGTGACCAGGGCCGCCACATCCGCGCGCTCGGCCACGGAGATACCGGACTCCAGGTCGACCCCGGACCACGGGTCGGCACGGAACAGGCCGTACAGGGCGCCGAGCCCACCCCACCGGTCCACCTCGCGCCGGAGCACATCGGTGACGGTCCAGCCTTGCGAGGTGCGCTGAATGCACTCCCAGCCCTTCAGGCGCTGGTTCAGCTGGCCGACCTGTTCGCGCAGGCTGAGGTCCGATACGTGTGCTGCAGGCATTGTCATCCTTTCAGCGCTCCGGCAAGGATGGCACTCTCCATCCGTCGCGCCATCGCCGCGTATGCCAGGTAGACCGGCACGAGCGTGATGACCACACCGGCGGCGAGGATGCCGAACTGAGCGTTCGTGGCTGCGGACAGCGTTGGGAGGGCGACCTGGGCGGTCCGCACATCCGGACCCGTGCCGCCGATCACGAGGGCGAAGAAGTACTCGTTCCAGAAGTTGAGGAAGTTCAGGATGGCCACCACGGACATCGTGGGAACCGTGAGCGGCACGTAGATGGTCCAGAAGACGCGTGCCTGGCCCGCGCCATCGATGCTCGCCGCCTCTTCGAGTTCGCGAGGAACGGTGCGCATCGCCTGGGTGAGCAGCAGCACGGCCATCGGGATCGCGGCGGCACCGAGAATCAGGATCAGGAACTCACGGGTGTGGAACATCCGGAACGCGATCGCCAGCAGCACCGAGGGAACCAGGGCAGCAAAGCCGGGGATGAGGAAGCCGGCGCCGAAGATGGTCTCCAGGACGCGTCCGGTGCGGGCTCGTGCCCGGGCGATGGCGTACGCGGCCGGAAGGGTGACGGCGAGCGTGAGCACCTCCGCACCCAGGGTGACGTAGATCGAGCTCACCATGGCGCGGCCGAGGTCGGCCTGGTTGAAGGCGTTCGCGAAGTTCGAGAAGGTCGGCGACAGGCTCGGCAGGAACGGCTGGTCGATGATCTCCACGGTCGACTTCACCGAGGAGATCAGCAGGTAGTACAGCGGGAGAGCGAGTGCGACCACATATGCCCACGCCGCGCCGTGCGCGAGGTACCTGGTGCGGCCGGCCCGGAATGTACCGCGACGTCGTGATGCCATCAGGACTCCTCGGATTTCTCGTTGAAGAACGATCGAATTCCCAGCAGGCCGATGGCTCCGATAATGAAGAGCCCGACGGCGATGGCCTGGCTGTATCCGACCTGTTGCCTCCCGAATGCGTAGTCATAGACCAGGAATGACAAAGTCACCGTGTCATTCCCCGGCCCACCGCGGGTCAGTAAGAGAACCAGGGCGGCCGACCCGAAAAGTGTCCACAGGAATTGCAGCGTGGTCACCACACCGACGAATTCCCGCGCCATCGGCCAGGCGATGGACCTGATGCGCCGCAGATGGCTGCAGCCGTCCAGCTCCGCGGCTTCGAACACCTCGGACGGAAGTGCGGACAGGCGTGCCGCGAACATGACCGTCGAGATCGCCAGCCCGGACCAGATCCCGATCGCGATGATCGCGGCCAGTCCGGTGGCGCCTTCTGCCAGCCAGGGCCGTTGGATTGCATCGAGCCCGACCAGGCCCAGGACGGCGTTCGCCAGTCCCGAGGGTGCGAAGACGCCCGAGAACACCATGGCCAGGGCGGGTGTGGACAGCAGCACCGGTGTGAACAGCAGGGTGCGGATGAACCGGTGCCCGGGTGGGTGCAGGTTGAGGTAGTACGCGAACGCGAACGCCCCGACGATGATGATCGGGATGGACACGCCGAGCTGCACGACCGAGTTCACCAACGCCTGGCGGGCGACGTCGTCGCCGATCACCCGGACGAAGTTGTCCAGGCCGACGAAGGTACGGTCGGCGTTGATCGAACGCCACTCCAGCAGGGCGAAGTAGAACAGCGCTGCGATCGGTCCGACGGAGAAGAGCAGGAACCAGACCAGAGCTGGGATCGTCGGCAGCAGACCGGCCACGGACCGCACGAGCGAGGACCGGGCCGGACGCCCCGCCGACGAACGGCGGGGCGTCACGGTGTCGGAGCTCATCCGGAGTAGGCCTCGTCCATCGCCGTGCAGATCGCCTCTGCATCGTTACCGGGGGAGAACGCGATGCTCACCGACCGGTACATCGGGTTGGTGGCCGATGCGGGGATGTGCAGGTCAGGCATCACGGCCCAGTCCACCGACTCCGGGAGAGTGGTGAGGGCCTCGGCCAGCAGCGGGTTGCTCTCACTGGCGTCCGACCCCTCCGGCAGCACCAGCGGAACGATTCCGCCATCGGTGAGCAGGGAGTCGATGATCTCGTCCTGGTACATGAACGTGATGAACTGCTCGACCGACTCGATCTTCTCCTCGCCGTTCTTGCTGACCCAGAACCCGGAGCCAGTGGCGCCCTGGTAGGCGGTGGGCTGGCCGTACTCGCCGTCGCTGGGTCCGGGGAAGCCGCCCAGCTCGGTCACCGAGATGATCTCTTCCGGCGCCTGCAGGTAGGACCAAGAGCCCATCGAGCCGATGGCAGCCTGGCCGGTGAAGTACTCCGTGGTCGCGTCATCGACCGTGTATCCCTCGGCGCCGTTCACGAACAGGCCGGCGTCGCGCAGCTCGGCGAACAGCTCGATGCCGCGCATCGCGTTGTCGGACTCGCAGAACGTGCCCTCTGCGAAGACCTCGACTGCTTCGTCCGCGGGCAGGTAGCTCTGTGCGATCTGCAGGAAGAGCTTCTGGCCGGACCAGTCGTTGCCGCCTGCCGCCATCGGGGTGATCCCGGCGTCGCGCAGCGCGGTGACGGCCGTGAGCAGCTCGTCGGTCGTCGTCGGGATCTGGTCCACCCCTGCCTCGGCCAGCAGGTCGGTGTTGAACCACCACGGCCAACTGAAACCGGTGTAGGGGATGCCGCGCAGGTTCCCCTCCTCGTCGGTCCATTCCTCGACGTTGTACTCAGGAATGACCTCGTCCAGACCCCACTCGCCGATGTAGTCGTTCAGCGGGACGACGATGCCGTCGATGGCCCAGTTGAGCTGCCGGTCGGTGAGGTTGAGCAGGACAACGTCTGCTTCCTCCCCGGCCAGGGCGGAGCTCTCGTATGCCTGGTTCAGGTCGTCGCTGTTGTAGAGCAGCTCGACGGTGATTCCCGTCTCTTCCGTGAATTGTTCGGTGGCGGCCACCAAAGGCGCATTCTGTGGCTGCGACTCGGTCCAGTTGGTCTGGATCACGAGGTTGTCGGAATCAACCTCGTCGCTGCCACCGGAGCACCCGGCAGCGACCATCAGAGCGGCGATCGCCGGCACGGCGATCATTCGAGGACTCGGCTTCATTGCGTGGGCTCCTTCATACGGAAACTGCAGGGGATAAGAACCGGGCAGGTGGGGGAGAACGGCGCGGTTCATTGGTGCGATGAGCCGCCACTGTACACCGGTTAACTAGAGGGCGCAATGATGGCTATACTGGAGTCATGTCGCGTCCGACGATCCGTACCGTCGCCGCCGCCGCCGGTGTGTCCGCGGCGGCGGTTTCGCATGCGATGAACGGCAAGCCGAACATCCCGCCGGCGACGGCACAGCGCATCCGGGCGATTGCTGATGAGCTCGGCTGGCGGCCCGCCAGTGCAGGCAGACGGCTCTCGGGTGTGGTCAGCGACGTCGGGCTGATTGTCTCCCGATCGCAGGAGGACTTCGAGCGAGACGCGACCTTCGTCCACATCCTCGCGTCCATCTCGATCGAGATCAGCAAGCGTGGGCTCACGCTTGTCCTGGCTTTCGTGGAGGAGCCCGATGCCGTGCTGGAGGTGTATCGGCGCTGGTGGCAGGAGCAGAAGGTGAATGGCTTCCTGCTGCTCGACCCGGTGGTGGATGACCCCCGTGCCGAGCTGCTGGCCGAGCTGGGTGTGCCGGCCGTGACGATCGGGCACTCACCTGCGCCGGAGAAGATCCCCGAGGTGACGGTCGCGGACGAGCACACGATGACCGACCTGATGGAGCATGTGCGCGGACTGGGGCATGATCGGATGGCTCGGCTCAGCGACCCGGACACGACCGTGGCCGTGGCGCGCCGGAACGATCTGTATTGCGTCTCCCACCGGGACGCCTTCGGAGAGGACGGGATCCTCGTCGTCAGTGACCCGCATGGCCCCGTCGCTACGGACCTCGAGCAGATCGTCTCCGAGACGGGGACGTCGATCGCCGTCCTGGTGGACAGCGAGCTGATGGCCAGCCGGCTGTACACGGCCGCCCACGAGCACGGCTGGACGATCCCGGGAGACGTCTCGGTGATCTCGTGGGAAGACTCCTGGGTGTGCGAGATGCTCGTGCCCCGGTTGACCGCCTTGCGCCCACCGATCAAGGAGAGCGCACGCGTGGCGCTCGACCTGCTGGCCGCGCAGTTGCGCTCCGAAGGGCCGAAGTCCGGACGAGTGGGCCCACGCGAGCTGATCGAGCGCGACTCCGTCGCCGACCGTCGTGCCTGAGTAGCCGTCGCGCCTGAGTAACAGCGTGCTGTTCTGCACGCCCACCGACCCAACGATTGAGGAGCTCCATGCCCGTCGCCGCGACAGCCCCCCGCTTCGGCGTCAACTACACACCGAGCGTCGACTGGATGTTCCAGTGGATGGCTCTCGATCCGGACGTGGTCCGCGCCGACTTCGATGCGATCGCTCGGCTCGGTTTCGACCACGTCCGGGTGTTCCCCCTCTGGCCGGTGCTGCAGCCGAACCGGACGCTGATTCGTCAGCGCGCTGTTGAGGATGTCGCGACCGTCGTCGAGCTCGGGCACGCGGCCGGGCTGCAGGTGTACGTCGACGTGATCCAGGGTCACATGTCCGGCTTCGACTTCGTGCCGGCTTGGCTGGTCAACTGGCATCGCGGGAACATGTTCACCGACCCGGGGGCGATCGAGGCGCAGGCCAGGCTCGCCACGGTGCTGCACGACCGGCTCATCGGTCTGCCCGGTTTCGCCGGGCTTACCCTGGGCAACGAGACGAACCAGTTCGTCGACGATCCCAACCCCGACAAGATGGTGGCTACGCCGGAGCAGGTCACGGCCTGGCTGGACGCGGTCATCGGGCCGCTCGCTGCGTCGTCGAAGTCGACGATCGTGCACAGCACGAACGATCATGCCTGGTACCGCAACGGTCACCCCTTCGTGCCGCGGCACGTCACCGGGCACGGCACCGTCTCCACGGTGCACTCATGGATCTTCAACGGCACAGCGGACCGCTACGGCGGGCTCTCCTCGGAGTCGGTCCGGCACGGGGAGTACCTGATCGAGCTCGCGCGCGCCTTCGCTGACGACGTCCGCCGTCCGATCTGGTTGCAGGAGATCGGGGCGCCGGACCGGTGCCTCACGAACGACGAGGCACCGGAGTTCGCCGTGCAGTCCATCGAGGCTGCGCTCTCCACCGCTGACCTCTACGGGGTGACCTGGTGGTGCTCGCACGACATCGGCGCCGACCTGTCCGACTTCAAGACGTTGGAGTACAGTCTCGGCCTGCTACGCACCGATCAGACGGTGAAGCCGATCGGGCGGAGGATCGCCGAGGTTATCGCCGACGCGCGCGCCCGACCGCGGGAGGTGCCGGCCCGGCCGACGGCGGTGCAGATCGAGGTGGACGACGCCCTGGTTCCGCTCGACCGCCCGTCGCTGGGACCGGGTGGGGCACACTTCGAGGCGTGGCACACGCTCCGCGCTGATGGTGTCCCGGCGGCCCTCGTGACCAGTACTGACGCGCAAGATCCGGCTCGCCTGGCCGAGCG
Proteins encoded:
- a CDS encoding carbohydrate ABC transporter permease; protein product: MSSDTVTPRRSSAGRPARSSLVRSVAGLLPTIPALVWFLLFSVGPIAALFYFALLEWRSINADRTFVGLDNFVRVIGDDVARQALVNSVVQLGVSIPIIIVGAFAFAYYLNLHPPGHRFIRTLLFTPVLLSTPALAMVFSGVFAPSGLANAVLGLVGLDAIQRPWLAEGATGLAAIIAIGIWSGLAISTVMFAARLSALPSEVFEAAELDGCSHLRRIRSIAWPMAREFVGVVTTLQFLWTLFGSAALVLLLTRGGPGNDTVTLSFLVYDYAFGRQQVGYSQAIAVGLFIIGAIGLLGIRSFFNEKSEES
- a CDS encoding carbohydrate ABC transporter permease; translation: MASRRRGTFRAGRTRYLAHGAAWAYVVALALPLYYLLISSVKSTVEIIDQPFLPSLSPTFSNFANAFNQADLGRAMVSSIYVTLGAEVLTLAVTLPAAYAIARARARTGRVLETIFGAGFLIPGFAALVPSVLLAIAFRMFHTREFLILILGAAAIPMAVLLLTQAMRTVPRELEEAASIDGAGQARVFWTIYVPLTVPTMSVVAILNFLNFWNEYFFALVIGGTGPDVRTAQVALPTLSAATNAQFGILAAGVVITLVPVYLAYAAMARRMESAILAGALKG
- a CDS encoding ABC transporter substrate-binding protein, which codes for MKPSPRMIAVPAIAALMVAAGCSGGSDEVDSDNLVIQTNWTESQPQNAPLVAATEQFTEETGITVELLYNSDDLNQAYESSALAGEEADVVLLNLTDRQLNWAIDGIVVPLNDYIGEWGLDEVIPEYNVEEWTDEEGNLRGIPYTGFSWPWWFNTDLLAEAGVDQIPTTTDELLTAVTALRDAGITPMAAGGNDWSGQKLFLQIAQSYLPADEAVEVFAEGTFCESDNAMRGIELFAELRDAGLFVNGAEGYTVDDATTEYFTGQAAIGSMGSWSYLQAPEEIISVTELGGFPGPSDGEYGQPTAYQGATGSGFWVSKNGEEKIESVEQFITFMYQDEIIDSLLTDGGIVPLVLPEGSDASESNPLLAEALTTLPESVDWAVMPDLHIPASATNPMYRSVSIAFSPGNDAEAICTAMDEAYSG
- a CDS encoding LacI family DNA-binding transcriptional regulator, producing MSRPTIRTVAAAAGVSAAAVSHAMNGKPNIPPATAQRIRAIADELGWRPASAGRRLSGVVSDVGLIVSRSQEDFERDATFVHILASISIEISKRGLTLVLAFVEEPDAVLEVYRRWWQEQKVNGFLLLDPVVDDPRAELLAELGVPAVTIGHSPAPEKIPEVTVADEHTMTDLMEHVRGLGHDRMARLSDPDTTVAVARRNDLYCVSHRDAFGEDGILVVSDPHGPVATDLEQIVSETGTSIAVLVDSELMASRLYTAAHEHGWTIPGDVSVISWEDSWVCEMLVPRLTALRPPIKESARVALDLLAAQLRSEGPKSGRVGPRELIERDSVADRRA
- a CDS encoding glycoside hydrolase 5 family protein, yielding MPVAATAPRFGVNYTPSVDWMFQWMALDPDVVRADFDAIARLGFDHVRVFPLWPVLQPNRTLIRQRAVEDVATVVELGHAAGLQVYVDVIQGHMSGFDFVPAWLVNWHRGNMFTDPGAIEAQARLATVLHDRLIGLPGFAGLTLGNETNQFVDDPNPDKMVATPEQVTAWLDAVIGPLAASSKSTIVHSTNDHAWYRNGHPFVPRHVTGHGTVSTVHSWIFNGTADRYGGLSSESVRHGEYLIELARAFADDVRRPIWLQEIGAPDRCLTNDEAPEFAVQSIEAALSTADLYGVTWWCSHDIGADLSDFKTLEYSLGLLRTDQTVKPIGRRIAEVIADARARPREVPARPTAVQIEVDDALVPLDRPSLGPGGAHFEAWHTLRADGVPAALVTSTDAQDPARLAERGIASVVTT
- a CDS encoding glycoside hydrolase family 3 protein; translation: MPAAHVSDLSLREQVGQLNQRLKGWECIQRTSQGWTVTDVLRREVDRWGGLGALYGLFRADPWSGVDLESGISVAERADVAALVTEYCVQHSDHGIPPLLVEEAPHGHMAIGGSLFPVNLAAAASWDVTSVREAAQLTAAELRASGTHLALLSGLDIARDPRWGRTEECYGEDPDAAAAFVTAVVQGMSHVPGVGVVLKHFAGQGAGIGGRNGSSASLGPLDLGDLHLRAARSGVLAGAVGVMAAYNDIDGTPCIAHRHLLTHVLRERWGFEGIVMADGGAVDRLIRLTDDPATAAALALRAGVDMSLWDESFTALESAVDARLVDAEEIAQAATRIVALKHRLGLLGAQADIPETATPATAETVTSRIAQRSIIQLSTSPGALPLPGGTIAVVGPNADDLPALLGDYTPPIAGDLGGVATALRDRPGMAERVRTPAHCRGRSGTRWRVEAEDLAVCRAADAAVVVLGDTSERLYSTEFDDNGAAIPGSAIATGGEGVDVASVELPAEQLRLLHEVADLEIPVVCVIVSGRARSLTPVLERADAVLFAPCPGPAGATAIARVLTGESTASGRLPISLPFADGVLPVAHNERLEHFHGYADGDGRSLPFGLGGTPGVDEELLAPAADVTAEDLCSGRTLTVTVRVRNHTDRAVDHGVLLHGQRQVAGRQRRKNELLAFARLSLEPGQVRDVPFTLGTEELFARNAYGEPAVAPTHVLLSVTPGPHPSGAPGVHVVSLTGQPRTD